One Maribacter dokdonensis DSW-8 genomic region harbors:
- a CDS encoding M56 family metallopeptidase, with protein MEIYLLKSTACMGIFLVFYKLLLERESMHHFKRFFLLTALIISLIIPQIVFTEYIQAEPTPAITQVLTINEQPEITPIVHEMEESPMNWTLILYTLYGLGVAIFGFRFLYNIAKLWIRVRRNTQIKFNFLVKVLLKEELPPHTFLRYIFLNKQKFESKSIPAAVLLHEETHAKEWHSLDVLFIELLQVLFWFNPLIYVFKKSIKLNHEFLADSAVIKGQENQLYYQNTLLSYLSNDKFHTHQSVGIANAINYSSIKKRIIIMKKQTSKRGILIRSLFILPVLTIMLYSFSNRKEKFISDTHAYPINGEWLNEENELEILKITAENKNLLWGNYQNNILKFEKINGQFYYSEFDKEKLLVKTNQEEKTIQFNGKKFIRKKNSLRNQLNGKWLSEQNNIQLIVSEYDIYMVFDLIEGKKKAVRYYPKKRSNSYYFTYGYEDWSFKIENNKLVDSRGNYYNRLRENEQSTIPKITVNINKGGQLLVQDELVELEDLQKHLSEINSHLTINQRKQIVKTIIKVVPDSPKEVVMKVEQELLAYGAATIDIQEYNPKIDKRKKRATSVQMSKYDELAKKYNRMIADGGNIRILKSDIDQLKHIYGLMSKEQKEHAEPFPDFPEPPPAPKAPNVPNSSDYADNQIKEIIENQDPYDHLNLDINGIKGTSSKTTMELTSTTAPTPPTPPSPLDYAIDMAKKGAIFYFEGEKITSDKAIDLLKKNKELNMESRKKLGKTEVRITTAPVTIR; from the coding sequence ATGGAGATTTATCTTTTAAAATCTACGGCATGCATGGGCATTTTTTTAGTGTTCTATAAACTTTTGCTTGAAAGGGAAAGTATGCACCATTTTAAAAGATTCTTTCTATTAACTGCGCTTATTATTTCTCTAATAATTCCACAAATTGTTTTTACCGAATATATACAAGCAGAACCAACCCCTGCTATCACTCAAGTTTTGACCATAAATGAACAACCAGAAATAACACCAATAGTTCATGAAATGGAAGAATCGCCCATGAATTGGACCTTGATTCTTTATACTCTTTATGGTTTGGGAGTTGCAATTTTTGGATTTCGTTTTCTTTACAACATTGCCAAATTATGGATCCGTGTTAGGCGCAATACCCAAATTAAATTTAACTTCTTGGTAAAAGTCTTGTTAAAAGAAGAACTACCGCCACATACATTTCTTCGCTATATATTTCTGAACAAGCAAAAATTTGAATCTAAGAGTATACCAGCTGCTGTACTATTACATGAAGAAACCCATGCTAAGGAGTGGCATAGTTTAGATGTTCTTTTTATTGAATTGCTACAAGTTCTATTCTGGTTTAATCCGCTAATTTATGTTTTCAAAAAAAGTATCAAACTCAATCATGAATTTCTAGCCGATAGTGCCGTAATTAAAGGGCAAGAAAATCAATTATACTATCAAAACACGTTACTGTCGTACTTATCAAACGACAAATTTCACACGCATCAATCCGTTGGCATCGCAAATGCCATAAATTATTCATCAATCAAAAAACGAATCATCATCATGAAAAAACAAACATCAAAAAGAGGTATTTTAATTCGAAGTCTTTTTATTCTGCCCGTATTGACCATCATGCTTTATAGCTTCTCAAACAGAAAAGAAAAATTCATAAGCGATACCCATGCTTACCCCATAAATGGAGAATGGTTAAATGAAGAAAATGAATTAGAAATATTAAAAATTACCGCAGAAAATAAAAATTTGCTTTGGGGTAATTATCAAAATAACATTTTAAAATTTGAAAAAATAAATGGGCAATTTTATTACTCTGAGTTTGACAAAGAAAAACTCTTAGTCAAAACAAACCAGGAAGAAAAAACGATTCAATTTAATGGAAAAAAGTTTATCCGTAAAAAAAATAGTTTAAGAAATCAATTAAATGGCAAATGGTTAAGTGAACAAAACAATATACAATTAATTGTTTCAGAATACGATATTTATATGGTTTTTGATCTTATAGAAGGAAAGAAAAAAGCTGTACGTTATTACCCTAAGAAACGTTCCAATAGTTATTATTTTACTTATGGTTATGAAGATTGGTCGTTTAAAATTGAAAACAACAAATTAGTTGACTCAAGAGGTAATTACTATAACCGACTTAGAGAAAATGAACAGTCAACGATACCTAAGATAACCGTAAATATAAATAAAGGAGGGCAGTTGCTTGTACAAGATGAGTTAGTTGAATTAGAAGATTTGCAGAAACATTTATCTGAAATAAATTCTCATTTAACTATTAACCAGAGAAAACAAATTGTAAAAACAATAATAAAGGTTGTACCGGACAGCCCCAAAGAAGTAGTGATGAAAGTAGAGCAAGAATTACTTGCATACGGAGCAGCAACTATTGACATTCAAGAATACAACCCTAAAATCGATAAAAGAAAAAAAAGAGCAACATCTGTTCAAATGTCAAAATATGATGAGCTTGCAAAAAAATACAACCGTATGATAGCCGATGGTGGCAATATCCGCATCCTGAAATCTGATATAGATCAATTAAAACATATTTACGGATTAATGTCTAAAGAGCAAAAAGAGCATGCCGAACCATTTCCTGATTTTCCAGAACCACCACCAGCACCCAAAGCTCCTAATGTACCGAATTCTTCAGATTATGCAGATAATCAAATTAAAGAAATCATTGAAAATCAAGACCCCTATGACCATTTGAACTTAGACATCAATGGAATAAAAGGAACATCCTCAAAAACGACTATGGAACTTACTAGTACCACGGCACCCACTCCTCCTACTCCACCCTCTCCTCTTGACTACGCTATAGACATGGCAAAAAAAGGAGCAATATTTTATTTTGAAGGCGAAAAAATAACGTCTGATAAAGCGATCGACTTACTTAAAAAGAACAAAGAATTGAATATGGAATCTCGTAAGAAACTTGGAAAGACCGAAGTAAGAATCACTACCGCACCTGTAACAATACGATAG
- a CDS encoding DUF4407 domain-containing protein codes for MIQNFFILCSGADSELLKTCSKGEQNKYAGIGATVFFTAVMAFIASSYALYTVFDNMYTAVFFGLIWGLLIFNLDRFIVSTIKKRGNFGQEFLQAVPRIVLAVIIAIVISKPLEMKIFEKEINQVLLEQKNDLTLANKDQLALQYTPKITQLNTDITNLKSEIAEKEKETNTLYDIYINEAEGTAGTKLLGKGPVYAEKREKHDAALAELQALKTTNAEKITDLEAQITALNTEYADVVKNSQPIIDGFDGLMARITALNELPWMPSFFIFLLFLAIETSPIIAKLLAPKGEYDIKLEEEESVLATWVAQKLAQRKLIVATDGEINQTIYEDLKGEEELYGYKKKKAEELLRLQADSFHNVQTKGLK; via the coding sequence ATGATTCAAAATTTCTTCATTCTTTGTTCTGGCGCCGACTCAGAACTTTTAAAAACATGCTCTAAAGGCGAACAAAACAAATATGCAGGTATTGGTGCTACAGTTTTCTTTACTGCGGTAATGGCATTTATAGCAAGTAGCTATGCTCTGTATACCGTATTTGACAATATGTATACCGCCGTATTTTTCGGACTCATTTGGGGACTCCTAATTTTTAACTTGGACCGTTTTATAGTATCGACCATAAAAAAACGAGGCAATTTTGGGCAAGAGTTTTTACAGGCAGTACCACGAATAGTTCTTGCCGTTATCATTGCTATCGTAATTTCAAAACCTTTGGAAATGAAGATTTTTGAAAAAGAGATCAATCAGGTTTTATTAGAGCAAAAGAATGACCTTACCCTTGCCAATAAAGATCAACTTGCCTTGCAGTACACACCTAAGATAACGCAGTTAAATACCGACATCACCAACTTAAAATCTGAAATAGCAGAAAAAGAAAAAGAAACCAATACCCTTTATGATATTTATATCAATGAAGCAGAAGGCACGGCCGGTACAAAGCTATTGGGCAAAGGACCTGTATATGCGGAGAAGCGGGAAAAACATGATGCCGCACTTGCTGAACTACAGGCATTAAAGACCACTAATGCAGAAAAAATTACAGATTTAGAAGCCCAAATAACGGCATTGAATACTGAATATGCAGACGTGGTGAAAAACTCACAACCGATTATTGATGGTTTCGACGGATTAATGGCAAGAATTACGGCTCTAAATGAATTGCCATGGATGCCATCATTTTTTATATTTCTACTGTTCTTAGCTATTGAAACTTCGCCCATAATTGCGAAATTACTGGCTCCAAAAGGTGAGTACGACATTAAATTGGAAGAAGAAGAAAGTGTTTTAGCGACATGGGTTGCCCAAAAATTGGCGCAACGTAAATTAATAGTTGCTACAGATGGAGAAATCAACCAAACAATTTATGAAGATTTAAAGGGCGAAGAAGAGCTATACGGATACAAAAAGAAAAAAGCGGAAGAATTGTTACGCTTACAGGCAGATAGTTTCCATAATGTTCAAACCAAGGGATTAAAATAG